The Vicia villosa cultivar HV-30 ecotype Madison, WI linkage group LG1, Vvil1.0, whole genome shotgun sequence genome includes a region encoding these proteins:
- the LOC131616557 gene encoding pathogenesis-related protein PR-4-like, translating to MESTHRSLTLLVLCFLMMGTTMLVSGQSANNVRATYNNYNPQDINYDYNRASVYCATWDANQPLSWRSQYGWTAFCGPAGPTGRDSCGKCLSVTNTATGTQVTVRIVDQCSNGGLDLDVNVFNQLDTNGAGRQAGHLTVNYVFVNC from the exons ATGGAGAGCACACACAGAAGCTTAACCTTGTTGGTACTTTGTTTCCTGATGATGGGAACAACAATGTTAGTGAGTGGTCAGAGTGCAAACAACGTTAGAGCAACATACAATAACTACAACCCTCAGGATATAAACTATGATTACAACAGAGCAAGTGTTTACTGTGCTACCTGGGATGCTAACCAGCCTTTGTCATGGCGTAGCCAATACGGTTGGACCGCCTTTTGCGGACCCGCCGGACCTACAGGCAGAGACTCTTGCGGCAAATGCTTAAGT GTGACAAATACTGCAACTGGTACTCAGGTAACAGTGAGAATAGTTGATCAGTGCTCTAATGGTGGACTGGACTTGGATGTGAATGTCTTCAACCAACTTGATACTAATGGAGCTGGTCGCCAGGCGGGTCACCTTACAGTTAACTATGTCTTTGTTAATTGCTAA
- the LOC131653594 gene encoding protein MAIN-LIKE 1-like — protein sequence MRTLGSDKRPISHFLGRRRTIDKVGPSVPVLEPPQKPAGYPGGPSDRSLLVRYEHHVARRLWFEEERGPKKELKVARHGTKLKERVPHLLLSEVDDVMSRSETSSFHIPFGEMTITLDDVASLLHLPIGGLFRYPEEHVTEEMEIELGIQYLGVERGEMARHVRNCSGSYYTLQWLYNKFVEYRAASSWAFATRAYLMMLVGCTIFADKTFTLVEARYLLLFKDLQRLSAYSWASAALVTLYRHLGDAFMFSCKQLGGYPTLLQIHEYFPTLGRKGENWRPSENHGLPRAMRWSYKQEAVKVDELRLFGLRQSDDDIYVEWIGYDRSVADVVRDTAAVRFPSETVDG from the exons ATGCGTACCCTAGGATCAGACAAGAGGCCTATTAGCCACTTTTTAGGACGACGTCGCACCATAGATAAAGTTGGTCCGTCTGTACCAGTTCTAGAGCCACCACAGAAACCAGCTGGGTATCCTGGAGGACCTTCGGATCGATCATTACTTGTTCGATACGAGCACCACGTTGCTCGACGTCTATGGTTCGAGGAG gaaagagGTCCCAAAAAGGAGCTTAAAGTCGCAAGACATGGGACGAAGCTGAAGGAGAGGGTTCCTCATTTGCTCCTATCAGAGGTGGACGATGTGATGTCTAGGTCAG AGACATCGTCATTTCACATACCATTTGGTGAGATGACGATTACATTGGATGATGTTGCCAGTCTGCTGCACTTGCCTATTGGGGGTTTGTTCAGGTATCCAGAAGAGCATGTCACTGAGGAGATGGAAATTGAGCTTGGCATTCAGTACTTGGGAGTGGAGAGGGGTGAGATGGCTCGACATGTGCGTAACTGCAGTGGATCTTATTATACATTACAATGgttatataataaatttgtgGAGTATCGAGCTGCTAGTAGCTGGGCATTTGCGACCAGGGCATATCTTATGATGTTGGTGGGATGTACGATTTTTGCTGACAAGACTTTTACTCTTGTCGAGGCCCGATATTTGTTGCTTTTTAAAGACTTACAAAGACTTAGTGCTTATAGTTGGGCATCTGCTGCATTGGTCACTCTCTATCGACATCTTGGAGATGCATTTATGTTTAGTTGCAAGCAGCTAGGTGGATATCCTACTCTTCTACAA ATTCATGAGTATTTTCCCACACTTGGAAGGAAAGGAGAGAACTGGCGTCCATCTGAAAATCATGGGCTTCCTCGGGCGATGAGATGGTCGTACAAGCAAGAAGCCGTGAAAGTGGATGAGCTTAGACTG TTTGGTCTTCGGCAGAGCGATGATGACATTTATGTGGAGTGGATTGGTTATGACCGGAGCGTGGCGGATGTGGTTAGAGACACCGCAGCAGTCAGATTCCCCTCTGAGACAGTTGATGGATAA